A segment of the Synechococcus sp. CBW1002 genome:
ACCCCCTGAGGCCCTGCGGGCCCTGGTGGCCCTCGATCCGCTGTGATCCGTCGCCTGGCGGGCGAGCCCGGCGTTGCCCAGGGCTGGCTGGAGCGGTTCTCGGTGAACTGCCGGGCCACCGAGGTGCTGCTGCTGCTGGCCGCCACCGAGACGGCAGCAGTGCCGGGTATCTCCGCCGCCGGTGCCACTCCCGCCTCCCGGCGAAGCACAGCCGCGGCGGATGCGGAGCTGCTGCGGCTCGGCCCCGCCGCACACCGTCCCCATGCCCTGCCGCCGCTGCCGGCCGGCGTCAGTCCGGCCCTGATCGGCCATGTGGTGCTGCAGACGCTGGGCATGGATCCGCTGGTGGTCGACCTGGGCTGTCCGGTGAGGCCGGCGGTTCCGCATGTGCGTCTGCCAGGGGCCTGCGGCCCGGCGGCCTGTCTGAGCAGCGGCCGCGCCATGGAGCGGCGGCGCGTGGAGCAGCTGCTGGAGCTGGGCCGGAGCTGGGGCCGACGGCTGGGGAGCCGGCCACTGGTGATCGCCGAATGCGTGCCTGGCGGCACCACCACGGCCCAGGCGGTGCTGACGGGGCTGGGGGTGGCCGCTGAAGGCCTGGTGAGCGGCAGCCTGCACCAGCCTGCCCATGCGCTCAAGACACATCTGGTCGCCCAGGGACTGGCCCGTGCCGGACTGGGGCAAGGGCCGAGCGATCCGGTGAGCGTTCTGGCTGCGGTGGGAGATCCAATGCAGCCGCTGGCGGCGGGCCTGCTGCTGGGGCTGCTGGAGGACGCGGGGCAGGTGGGGCAGGGCCTGGGCGAGGCATCCCCATCCCATCCAGCCCATCCTCCGGTGCTCCTGGCCGGAGGCAGCCAGATGGCGGCTGTGCTGGCCATCGCCCTGGCGCTCACACCGGCCGATCAGCGCGGCCGCCTGGTGGGCCGGGTGGCCCTGGGCACCACCGCCTGGGTGGCGGCAGAGGCCGACAGCGATCTGCAGGAGCTTCTGAGCCGGATCGGGGCGCGATGGCAGGTGCAACCCCTGGCCTTCGCCACAGATCTGCGCTTCCACAACTGCCGCCAGCGCGCCCTGCAGGACTACGAGCACGGCTACGTCAAGGAAGGGGTGGGGGCCGGCGGCCTGGCCATGCTTTGGTCGCTGAGCGGCGGCCGTCTGGAGGATCTGGCGGCCGCCTGCGACCAGGCCTGTGGCCTTCTGCTTGGGGAGGGGGGCCTTTAGGAGTTTGCTGAAAAACCCGGCCATCTCTGCGAGAATGGGCCAGCTGTCCAGCCCAGATGCGAGGTCAACGGGAGCGCAGCGGCTCCCTGTTCTCCTACGTGTCGATTGAGGATCGGATCCCGGCCGGCCATCCGCTGCGGCGGATCCGCAAGCTGGCCGATCAGGCCCTCGATCGCCTCAATCCCACCTTCTGTGATCTGTACGCCGCAGAAGGCCGGCCATCAGTGCCGCCGGAGCAACTGCTGCTGGCCTCGTTGCTGCAGGCGTTCTACGGCATCCGCTCGGAGCGGTTGCTGCTCGAGCAGCTCCACTACAACCTGCTGTTCCGCTGGTTTGTGGGGCTGAGCCCAGATGATCCGATCTGGCATCCCACCACATTCACAAAAAACCGGGAGCGGCTGCTGAACGAGCAGGTGATGGGGAAGTTCCTGGAGAAGCTGATGGGTGCTCCGGAGGTCAAGCCGCTGCTCAGTGACGAGCACTTCTCCGTCGATGGCACCTTGCTGCAGGCCTGGGCCTCCCATGCCTCACTGGAGCGGATCGATGGGCAGGACGATCCGCCGCCACCGCCGTCAGGCCCTGGCGAGGGTTTTGGCGCTCCAAAGCCCGGCAAGAAGCGAGCGAAAGGGGATTTCCGAGGCATCAAGCTCAGCAACAAGACCCACCGCTCCGGCAGTGATCCCGACGCCTTGCTGGCCCGGAAATCCAACGCCCACCCGGCTCAACCGAGCTACCGGGGTCATGTGCTCATGGACAACCGCCATGCCCTGATCGTCGATTGCAAGGTCACGCAAGCCACGGGCACCGGGGAGCGGGATGCCGCCAAAGCCATGGCCGCGGATCGTCCCGGTGCCCACCAGAAAACCATCGGTGCCGACAAGCACTACGACACCAGGGGCTTTGTCGCCGAGATGCGCCGCATCGGCGTGACGCCGCACGTGGTGCAGAACACCGCCCGATCTGGTGGTTCCGCCATCGATGGCCGCACCACCCGCCACGTGGGCTACGCCAAGTCGATCCATGCCCGCCGCGGCATCGAGAAGGTGTTTGGCTGGATCAAACAGTGGGGAGGTCTGCGCCAGTTCAAGCTGCGCGGCACCGAGAAGGTGAGTGCGGTGTTCGGCCTGAATGTGATCGCCTACAACCTGATCCGCCTGGGCAACCTGCTCAAACCGGCGATGGCGGCGGCGTGAACAGGTGGTTGCCCAGAAGTGTGCCCAGACGGCAGTGATCAGGGAGCCCCAAAGGGGCAAAACACACCAAAAGGGGAGCTCTGAGCCGCTGAAACTCTGAAAACCAGACCGAAATGAGCTGCACCAGCTCTCAGGAGGGAAAAACGCTGCTTCTCAGGCGGTTTTTCCGCAAACTCTTAGGGTCGCCGGAATGGGACACGCAGCAGAACCAATCCCATCTGCACGGGCTTCCAGGCCGTCGGGCGGCTGGAGCCGGCGCCAGGTGTTGCAGGAAGCAGGCAGGGGCGCCCGCACCCTGGCGGCGAGCTCGCTTCTGGCACCGCTGCTGGCCTCCTGCCAGCGGGGAGATAGACCGCTCCTGCTCGCCGGCCGCGGCGAGCTGCCCGCCGCCTGGTTGAAGCAGCTGCATGATCCCTGGCGCTCGCAGCTGCTGGAGGATCCCGCCGCCGTGGTCAACGGCCTCTCCAAAGCGGCCCTGGTGCAGCTGACCGATGGCTGGGCCACCAGCCTGCCCCCCTCCCGCTGGCAGCCCCTGGCGGCTCCAGCCCTGCTGGCCCGGCTCACACCGGAAGCGGCCCTCGTGAGTCGCCTGTTCCAGGCGGAAGGGGCACCGGCCCTGGCCTATCCCTGGGCCTTCACCCCCTGGGTGCTGGTGCTGCGCAGCCGGCCCGATCTGGCGGCCCGCAGCCGCGAGGGCTGGTCGCTTCTGTTCGATCCCAGCCTGCGGGACAAGCTGGTGCTCCCCTCCAGCCCGCGGCTGGTGATGCAGCTGGCGGCGGGCGGGCCGGAGGCCGTCACCGTGGATCTGGATCGGCTGCGGGAGCTGCGTCGTCAGGCCCTCGCCCACGACGACCGCGACGGCCTCAACCTGCTGCTGGCGGGGGATGCCGAGGCGGCGGTGCTGCCCGCCCAGCGGCTGATTCCCCTGCTGCGCCGCGATCCACGGCTGCGGATCCTGCTGCCGGCCAGCGGCGCGCCGCTGGCCTGGAACCTGCTGCTGCGCCCCGCCGGCCATCCGGTGGCGCCGCCACTGGAATGGCTTGCGGCGATTCTCGAGCCGCCGCTGCTGCAGAGTCTGCTCACCGCCGGCTGGGTGCCGCCGCTGCCCCGAGCGGCCCTGGAGCCCCTGCTGGCCAAGCTGCCGCGCCCGATGGCCGAGCTGCTGCTGCCACCGCCGGAGCTGCTGCGCCGCTGCTGGTCCTTGCCGCCCCTGGATGTCCGCCAGAGGCTGATGCTGCAGAACCTCTGGGACGCGGCAGCCCCCTAAGTCGGGCGGCCCCGGACAGAGGAAGCCCCTGAAGCCCTTCAAAGCAACCCTGCGCAACCCTGCGAGGCAGCAGCCTGATGCTGTACCCGGACTCAGGCGATCTTCAACCCCAGAGGCGTCGCCGCGGTGCCGCTGCCAGGCGGCGATGGGTATCCGCCAGCAGATCGGGAATCGGCAGGCCGTGGGGGCAGCGCGGCAGGCAGGCGCCGCACTGGCGGCAGGCCTCGGCGTTGAGGGTTTCCCACCAGT
Coding sequences within it:
- the cobT gene encoding nicotinate mononucleotide-dependent phosphoribosyltransferase CobT yields the protein MIRRLAGEPGVAQGWLERFSVNCRATEVLLLLAATETAAVPGISAAGATPASRRSTAAADAELLRLGPAAHRPHALPPLPAGVSPALIGHVVLQTLGMDPLVVDLGCPVRPAVPHVRLPGACGPAACLSSGRAMERRRVEQLLELGRSWGRRLGSRPLVIAECVPGGTTTAQAVLTGLGVAAEGLVSGSLHQPAHALKTHLVAQGLARAGLGQGPSDPVSVLAAVGDPMQPLAAGLLLGLLEDAGQVGQGLGEASPSHPAHPPVLLAGGSQMAAVLAIALALTPADQRGRLVGRVALGTTAWVAAEADSDLQELLSRIGARWQVQPLAFATDLRFHNCRQRALQDYEHGYVKEGVGAGGLAMLWSLSGGRLEDLAAACDQACGLLLGEGGL
- a CDS encoding IS5 family transposase, with the protein product MRGQRERSGSLFSYVSIEDRIPAGHPLRRIRKLADQALDRLNPTFCDLYAAEGRPSVPPEQLLLASLLQAFYGIRSERLLLEQLHYNLLFRWFVGLSPDDPIWHPTTFTKNRERLLNEQVMGKFLEKLMGAPEVKPLLSDEHFSVDGTLLQAWASHASLERIDGQDDPPPPPSGPGEGFGAPKPGKKRAKGDFRGIKLSNKTHRSGSDPDALLARKSNAHPAQPSYRGHVLMDNRHALIVDCKVTQATGTGERDAAKAMAADRPGAHQKTIGADKHYDTRGFVAEMRRIGVTPHVVQNTARSGGSAIDGRTTRHVGYAKSIHARRGIEKVFGWIKQWGGLRQFKLRGTEKVSAVFGLNVIAYNLIRLGNLLKPAMAAA
- a CDS encoding twin-arginine translocation pathway signal; this translates as MLQEAGRGARTLAASSLLAPLLASCQRGDRPLLLAGRGELPAAWLKQLHDPWRSQLLEDPAAVVNGLSKAALVQLTDGWATSLPPSRWQPLAAPALLARLTPEAALVSRLFQAEGAPALAYPWAFTPWVLVLRSRPDLAARSREGWSLLFDPSLRDKLVLPSSPRLVMQLAAGGPEAVTVDLDRLRELRRQALAHDDRDGLNLLLAGDAEAAVLPAQRLIPLLRRDPRLRILLPASGAPLAWNLLLRPAGHPVAPPLEWLAAILEPPLLQSLLTAGWVPPLPRAALEPLLAKLPRPMAELLLPPPELLRRCWSLPPLDVRQRLMLQNLWDAAAP